One window of Lepeophtheirus salmonis chromosome Z, UVic_Lsal_1.4, whole genome shotgun sequence genomic DNA carries:
- the LOC121130228 gene encoding uncharacterized protein: MSERDLRRTFYRLIDDVVEEPYFIPCSSRHEECYFKPPEFFIPPPPIPPWISTNDEHQSNDDDDNCDPNNNYQIQTCDNSILVDSTSRLQHDDTLQNVLVILVCSILLVVIVLSVAIVIWRRRKRFLRSLMNEEHKSGEDEDHPKLPPSNDIELHENPDGAKHVFSNPNYPQQTINIGGLPFYLLPATKDSNVDECEGSYVSSSVLTVGPIYEDIVEHKTPDVLYYNSPIQPSSEQTPPPPLPSGPRGRSNMNISNASPNLPPDSAGPSSHCTTSSSEVSIDSNSSPIKHVVLNPTSGSHHHPHHHPSRPFSTPRTPPARTGGVYYYSDTLRNNHKNGRNPQECESDSGISNSRTSTEEGTPPSRHALRGSGRKHPPPLPPTRRAVDTEVSVKPHKGSVQV, translated from the exons ATGTCTGAAAGAGACTTAAGACGCACATTTTATCGATTAATTGATGATGTCGTGGAAGAGCCGTATTTTATACCCTGTTCCTCAAGACATGAGGAATGCTATTTCAAGCCCCCAGAATTTTTCATTCCACCTCCACCAATTCCTCCTTGGATCTCAACCAACGATGAACATCAAAGCAACGACGATGACGACAACTGTGATCCCAACAATAATTACCAGATTCAGACCTGTGATAATTCAATCCTTGTTGACTCCACTTCACGACTCCAGCATGATGATACTCTTCAAAATGTGCTTGTCATTCTCGTCTGCTCAATACTTTTAGTCGTTATTGTTCTATCTGTTGCCATTGTCATTTGGAG AAGAAGAAAACGTTTTCTCCGTTCTCTCATGAATGAAGAGCACAAATCTGGAGAGGATGAAGACCATCCCAAATTACCTCCTTCGAATGATATCGAGCTCCATGAAAACCCTGATGGCGCTAAGCACGTTTTCTCTAATCCTAACTACCCTCAACAAACAATAAATATCGGTGGCCTTCCTTTTTATTTACTCCCTGCCACAAAAGACTCAAATGTGGACGAATGTGAAGGCTCCTACGTATCCTCATCAGTCCTCACAGTAGGGCCCATCTATGAAGACATAGTTGAACATAAAACACCCGACGTCCTCTACTACAACTCTCCAATACAACCTTCTTCTGAGCAAACTCCTCCCCCACCTTTACCCTCAGGACCCCGAGGACgctcaaatatgaatattagtAATGCTTCTCCTAATTTACCACCAGATTCCGCTGGCCCCTCCTCGCATTGTACCACTAGTTCCAGCGAAGTTAGCATCGATTCCAATTCCTCACCCATCAAACATGTCGTTCTCAACCCAACTAGCGGATCACATCATCACCCCCATCACCATCCTAGTAGACCCTTTTCAACCCCTCGAACTCCACCTGCTCGCACAGGTGGAGTCTATTACTACAGTGATACCCTtagaaataatcacaaaaatggCCGGAATCCCCAGGAATGTGAGTCAGATTCTGGTATAAGCAATAGTCGGACTAGCACGGAAGAAGGAACTCCTCCTTCTCGCCATGCCCTTCGGGGGAGTGGAAGGAAACACCCGCCACCCCTTCCTCCTACTCGTAGAGCAGTGGATACTGAAGTCTCTGTTAAACCACATAAAGGCTCAGTGCAAGTTTAA
- the LOC121130229 gene encoding uncharacterized protein isoform X2 yields the protein MVYIFDRFIKMQSFVYLGLDDDPFRVYESGELVKGYIIFNQTSLPPSIKSIEINVMGYEKSKLSNWIDHVFYKQRVPIPLLHKRNVTTIKSKRTRVHFFSFKLPIALPSSIRTSFGSIRYSLTLVLNAKRKKEKLSPMSFDVVNLRSPVCTLIHACSNLHLPTPKMIVK from the exons ATGGTgtacatttttgatagatttattaaaatgcAAAGCTTTGTGTATTTGGGACTAGATGATGATCCTTTCCGGGTCTATGAGTCTGGAGAATTGGTTAAAGGCTACATCATCTTTAATCAAACCTCTCTACCCCCAAGTATTAAAA GTATTGAAATAAATGTCATGGGCTATGAAAAGAGCAAGTTATCCAACTggat AGATCATGTATTCTATAAACAGAGAGTTCCAATTCCATTATTGCATAAAAGGAATGTCACTACGATCAAGTCAAAAAGAACACgagtccattttttttcttttaagctACCAATTGCACTTCCATCTTCCATTCGAACAAGCTTTGGATCCATAAGATATTCTCTCACTCTGGTATTGAATGCAAAAcgcaagaaagaaaaattatccccTATGTCCTTCGACGTAGTTAACCTTCGAAGTCCAGTCTGCACATTAATACAC GCGTGCTCCAATTTACACTTACCTACCCCAAAAATGATCGTCAAATAA
- the LOC121130229 gene encoding uncharacterized protein isoform X1 has translation MVYIFDRFIKMQSFVYLGLDDDPFRVYESGELVKGYIIFNQTSLPPSIKSIEINVMGYEKSKLSNWIDHVFYKQRVPIPLLHKRNVTTIKSKRTRVHFFSFKLPIALPSSIRTSFGSIRYSLTLVLNAKRKKEKLSPMSFDVVNLRSPVCTLIHKLEKGKINLYGRKNMFGSMKTMDLFFNNGVLLLNDLIEARIQVFYNQHESNIVHGVCCLTMRIKLFVQSHKTALGSQVLWREQKSFYTQSCESNETSFHVRMDISKGKLDELWRSSLVKFMLKVTFIVETNTNGTFKRSLSGPIFENPRLKLN, from the exons ATGGTgtacatttttgatagatttattaaaatgcAAAGCTTTGTGTATTTGGGACTAGATGATGATCCTTTCCGGGTCTATGAGTCTGGAGAATTGGTTAAAGGCTACATCATCTTTAATCAAACCTCTCTACCCCCAAGTATTAAAA GTATTGAAATAAATGTCATGGGCTATGAAAAGAGCAAGTTATCCAACTggat AGATCATGTATTCTATAAACAGAGAGTTCCAATTCCATTATTGCATAAAAGGAATGTCACTACGATCAAGTCAAAAAGAACACgagtccattttttttcttttaagctACCAATTGCACTTCCATCTTCCATTCGAACAAGCTTTGGATCCATAAGATATTCTCTCACTCTGGTATTGAATGCAAAAcgcaagaaagaaaaattatccccTATGTCCTTCGACGTAGTTAACCTTCGAAGTCCAGTCTGCACATTAATACAC AAACtagaaaaagggaaaataaacCTCTATGGtcgaaaaaatatgtttggaaGTATGAAAACCATGGATCTTTTCTTCAATAATGGCGTGCTCCTTCTAAATGACCTCATTGAGGCGAGAATCCAAGTATTCTACAATCAACATGAATCCAATATTGTCCATGGAGTGTGTTGCTTAACTATGAGAATAAAGCTATTTGTACAATCTCATAAGACGGCATTAGGGAGTCAAGTCCTTTGGAGGGAACAGAAGAGTTTTTATACACAATCATGTGAGTCAAATGAGACTTCCTTTCATGTGAGGATGGATATTTCTAAAGGGAAATTAGATGAGTTATGGAGAAGCAGTTTGGTCAAGTTTATGCTTAAGGTGACATTTATTGTGGAAACAAATACAAATGGCACGTTTAAAAGGTCTTTGAGTGGACCTATATTTGAGAATCCacgattgaaattaaattaa